A single Paenibacillus sp. FSL R5-0517 DNA region contains:
- a CDS encoding SDR family oxidoreductase, with product MKGKIALITGSAKGLGKMTALSLADQGCHIALNYVHSRAEAEALRAQITAKGVRCIAIQADISKVEDISSLVEQVEDNLGSIDILVNNAGPFVRERRLFADYSEAEVQMLVQGNLLGPMLLDQRVLPEMRRKQWGRIIHFGFSHAGEARSWPHRAVYAAAKVGLVSFTKTLAVEEAPYGITVNMVCPGDIRGANKEKTIDEMAGITDEETPRGRPGSGEDIARVITYLCLDHSDFITGNIMDVSGGLDPIRPTIQREDT from the coding sequence GTGAAGGGAAAGATTGCCCTCATAACGGGAAGTGCCAAAGGTCTTGGTAAAATGACGGCCCTCAGTCTGGCAGATCAGGGGTGTCATATTGCCCTCAACTATGTACACAGCAGAGCAGAAGCTGAGGCTTTAAGGGCTCAGATTACAGCCAAGGGTGTGCGGTGCATTGCTATCCAGGCGGATATATCGAAGGTAGAAGATATCTCTTCATTGGTTGAACAGGTGGAAGACAACCTGGGCAGCATTGATATTTTGGTGAATAACGCGGGTCCATTTGTCCGTGAACGACGATTATTTGCGGATTATTCTGAAGCCGAGGTCCAGATGCTCGTGCAGGGAAATCTGCTGGGACCGATGTTGCTGGATCAGCGTGTATTGCCAGAGATGAGACGCAAGCAATGGGGACGTATTATCCATTTTGGCTTCAGTCATGCTGGAGAAGCGAGATCTTGGCCACATCGCGCCGTATATGCGGCTGCCAAGGTGGGTCTGGTCTCTTTTACAAAGACACTCGCCGTTGAGGAAGCTCCTTATGGAATTACGGTCAACATGGTATGCCCGGGAGATATTCGCGGTGCCAACAAAGAGAAAACGATTGATGAAATGGCGGGTATCACCGACGAGGAAACGCCAAGAGGACGTCCTGGCAGCGGTGAAGATATCGCGCGAGTAATTACGTATCTATGCCTTGATCATTCCGATTTTATAACAGGTAACATTATGGATGTATCTGGAGGGCTTGATCCGATTCGTCCGACCATACAGCGTGAGGATACTTAA
- a CDS encoding DUF2167 domain-containing protein, protein MKNKRWISFLTLLMVSVFTVSSALQVSAESETDQSPDEYDWIIGPASVTLDGKATLKVPESHSFLDKANTQRSILNSGGKPNGNEIGSLTSNSEYGSWYVVFEYVKTGHIHDDDQNLNGEELLSSYIRGTEEENRELDPEYRTYITGWEIEPAYDKTKHQLVYSLGFKNADQQAMVNYNVKLLTREGYITAILVIDTANFQQSRQAFEETVLNQLHINAGHTYEEYNASTDKTSTIGLNSLLMGGIGYTASQKFSALLLLKKGWALILVVVLGLIGWIRYKIKSSHGDEEKLSPSERTYLQEADEQQHADQNELSYYRQSCHSNADTSEKL, encoded by the coding sequence ATGAAGAACAAACGATGGATATCATTTCTTACACTTTTAATGGTGAGTGTATTCACAGTCTCTAGTGCCTTACAGGTATCAGCAGAAAGTGAGACGGATCAATCACCCGATGAGTATGATTGGATTATTGGCCCTGCATCTGTAACGCTCGATGGCAAAGCCACACTGAAAGTCCCTGAAAGTCATTCCTTTCTGGATAAGGCCAATACCCAACGCTCAATACTTAACAGCGGTGGAAAGCCTAACGGGAATGAAATCGGAAGCCTAACCAGCAATAGTGAATACGGCTCGTGGTATGTTGTATTTGAATACGTGAAGACAGGTCATATTCATGATGATGATCAAAATTTGAATGGCGAAGAACTGTTAAGCAGTTATATCCGAGGCACAGAAGAAGAGAACAGAGAGCTCGATCCCGAATACAGAACGTACATAACAGGTTGGGAAATCGAACCGGCATACGATAAGACCAAACATCAGTTGGTCTACTCCCTAGGTTTCAAGAATGCTGATCAGCAAGCCATGGTGAATTACAATGTAAAACTCCTGACACGCGAAGGGTACATCACAGCCATTCTGGTTATCGATACGGCAAACTTTCAACAGAGCCGCCAGGCATTCGAGGAAACCGTCCTTAATCAGCTTCACATCAATGCAGGACATACCTACGAGGAATATAATGCATCGACTGACAAAACTTCGACCATAGGGCTCAACAGCCTTCTGATGGGCGGAATCGGGTATACGGCTTCCCAAAAATTTAGCGCTCTTCTTTTGCTCAAAAAAGGATGGGCCTTAATCTTGGTTGTCGTTCTTGGACTAATCGGTTGGATCAGATACAAAATCAAAAGTTCACACGGAGATGAAGAAAAACTCTCTCCCTCCGAGCGGACGTACCTGCAAGAAGCAGATGAACAGCAGCATGCTGATCAGAATGAATTATCATATTACCGCCAATCTTGTCACTCCAATGCTGATACATCAGAGAAACTTTGA
- a CDS encoding MetQ/NlpA family ABC transporter substrate-binding protein, whose protein sequence is MKKWSFALLSLMLIAVLAACGNNKDADSGADNSAGAPRTVELKVGASPTPHAEILESIKPELEAQGIRLQVVTFNDYVQPNQQLADKKLDANFFQHQPYLDTENKERGFNLVAVTPVHVEPFGGYSKKIKSLDELADGAKVAIPNDPSNGGRALLLLAKEGIITLKDNTNITSTIQDITANPKNLDIIELDAAMMPRQLDEADLVFINANYALEANLNPANDALLIEDLQGNPYANILVSREDNKDSDAIQKLAAALHSEEVKTFIKERYKGAVEPATE, encoded by the coding sequence ATGAAAAAATGGTCATTCGCTCTACTTAGTCTTATGCTGATTGCGGTTCTCGCAGCTTGCGGAAACAACAAGGATGCCGATAGCGGCGCAGACAATTCAGCAGGTGCACCACGCACGGTTGAATTGAAAGTGGGAGCTTCACCTACACCACACGCTGAGATTCTGGAGAGCATCAAACCTGAACTGGAAGCACAAGGCATTCGTCTGCAAGTCGTTACGTTCAATGATTATGTACAACCCAACCAGCAACTTGCTGATAAAAAATTGGATGCAAACTTCTTCCAGCACCAGCCTTACTTGGACACCGAGAATAAAGAACGTGGATTCAACCTCGTTGCTGTAACTCCTGTTCATGTTGAACCTTTTGGCGGATACTCCAAAAAGATTAAGTCTTTGGATGAATTGGCTGACGGCGCAAAAGTAGCCATTCCAAATGACCCATCCAATGGTGGACGTGCATTGTTGTTGCTCGCGAAGGAAGGCATTATTACGCTGAAAGACAATACAAATATCACATCTACGATTCAGGATATCACAGCCAATCCGAAGAACCTGGATATCATCGAGCTGGATGCAGCCATGATGCCTCGTCAATTGGATGAAGCGGATCTGGTATTCATTAACGCCAACTATGCGCTTGAAGCCAACCTGAATCCGGCAAATGATGCCTTGCTGATCGAAGATCTGCAAGGTAACCCGTACGCGAACATTCTCGTTTCTCGTGAGGACAACAAGGATTCAGATGCAATTCAGAAACTGGCTGCTGCCCTGCACTCCGAAGAAGTGAAAACATTTATCAAAGAGCGTTATAAAGGTGCAGTTGAACCTGCAACTGAATAA
- a CDS encoding methionine ABC transporter permease codes for MDFSTVRWEEVGKASIETLQILGVSGLFTVIFGLPLGVLLFMTARSASIKSRTVYIILSLIVNILRSVPFIILIVALIPFTRILVGTATGVLGVIPPLVISAAPYFARLVETTLREVDRGVIEAAQSMGASTGQIVRRVLLPEALPGLVAGITITIVTLVSYTAMAGMVGGGGLGTLAINYGYFRYQNEIMIISVVSMIILVQILQMAGDRLVTFFTRK; via the coding sequence ATGGATTTTTCAACAGTTCGTTGGGAAGAGGTTGGTAAAGCTTCCATAGAGACACTGCAAATTTTGGGTGTATCAGGCCTATTCACCGTTATCTTTGGTTTACCACTCGGAGTTCTGCTGTTTATGACAGCCCGATCTGCTTCGATCAAGTCACGGACGGTGTACATTATATTGTCCTTGATTGTAAATATTTTGCGATCAGTTCCATTTATCATATTGATTGTTGCTCTTATTCCATTCACTCGTATACTTGTCGGTACAGCTACGGGGGTTCTTGGTGTTATACCTCCTTTGGTTATTTCAGCAGCTCCTTATTTTGCTCGATTGGTGGAGACAACGTTGCGAGAAGTTGACCGTGGTGTAATTGAAGCGGCGCAGTCAATGGGGGCATCGACCGGACAGATTGTAAGACGGGTGTTGCTGCCTGAGGCGTTACCTGGTCTGGTTGCTGGGATAACCATTACCATCGTTACGCTTGTCTCCTATACGGCGATGGCGGGCATGGTTGGTGGTGGTGGACTGGGAACGCTGGCAATCAACTACGGATATTTCCGTTATCAAAATGAAATCATGATCATATCCGTAGTGTCGATGATTATTCTCGTGCAAATTCTCCAGATGGCTGGAGATCGGTTAGTTACATTTTTCACCAGGAAATAA
- a CDS encoding methionine ABC transporter ATP-binding protein, which translates to MIELKGLTKTYGKGKKSTTALSELNLNIQKGEIYGVIGHSGAGKSTLIRCINLLERPTEGEVWVDGINLTELSKTELQQQRRKIGMIFQHFNLLSSATVYDNVAFPLKLVNTPKDAIDRKVKEMLNLVGLENHSNKYPAQLSGGQKQRVGIARALASDPNVLLCDEATSALDPQTTNSILKLLLDINEKYNLTIVLITHEMHVIQNICDKVAVIHQGGIVEQGPVTEVFLKPQHAITRDFMMRDHEAGLALEETALANAGIELQAGVASKLVKISFLGNKTYEAILSRTVRKTGVDFAILQGTISTIKQVPYGQLTVRFEGDSNAIDRTISELTAEGLDVEVLR; encoded by the coding sequence TTGATTGAATTAAAAGGATTAACCAAAACGTACGGCAAAGGAAAAAAGTCGACAACAGCGTTATCCGAGCTGAATTTGAACATCCAAAAGGGTGAAATCTACGGCGTTATTGGCCATTCCGGAGCGGGTAAAAGTACACTGATTCGCTGTATTAATTTGCTGGAGCGGCCTACGGAGGGTGAAGTATGGGTTGACGGGATCAATCTGACTGAACTGAGCAAAACCGAATTGCAGCAACAGAGACGCAAGATCGGGATGATTTTCCAACACTTCAATCTGTTATCCTCTGCAACGGTATATGATAATGTGGCTTTTCCACTAAAGCTTGTGAATACACCCAAGGATGCCATTGATCGCAAAGTGAAGGAAATGCTCAATCTCGTTGGTCTGGAGAACCATAGCAACAAATATCCAGCTCAATTATCAGGTGGACAGAAACAACGTGTGGGGATTGCCAGAGCACTTGCGAGTGATCCGAATGTACTTCTCTGTGATGAGGCTACTTCAGCGCTTGATCCGCAGACGACAAATTCAATTCTGAAGTTATTGCTCGACATTAACGAAAAGTACAACCTTACCATTGTGCTGATTACACATGAGATGCATGTCATTCAGAACATCTGTGATAAGGTGGCTGTCATTCATCAAGGTGGCATTGTGGAACAGGGACCTGTAACCGAAGTGTTCCTGAAGCCGCAGCATGCGATTACGCGGGACTTCATGATGCGTGACCATGAAGCTGGACTGGCTCTGGAAGAGACTGCTCTGGCAAATGCAGGCATTGAATTGCAGGCAGGTGTTGCATCGAAACTTGTGAAGATATCCTTTCTGGGGAACAAAACGTATGAAGCGATTTTGTCCAGGACGGTTCGCAAGACGGGTGTGGATTTTGCCATCCTGCAAGGGACAATCTCTACGATTAAACAGGTTCCTTATGGTCAGCTGACCGTTCGGTTCGAAGGTGATTCCAATGCGATTGATCGGACGATATCCGAATTGACCGCTGAGGGACTTGATGTGGAGGTGCTTCGTTAG
- a CDS encoding Cthe_2314 family HEPN domain-containing protein: MLRTLLGEKPRINEGKLKEAMDSMAHTLELFQRQMHVDHDPTHDYRKLYVWTQGLISSLDELEQSSFAAAHFRKKVVAGSTDDMTPTEKAEYARYVYFYKDGFIRCFAILDKVGTVLNEIFQLNTSNTKAHFSYFTVLRQFDFAREHHDLALKLIQIKDSYREPMSKLRKRRNMEIHYMNSEMHDDLWQLHQTLQGKVKLEDLNQHVQEMRQGVDMVCETLTASYRYINKIWQRNNSL; this comes from the coding sequence ATGCTGCGAACGTTGTTGGGGGAAAAACCGCGTATAAACGAAGGTAAATTGAAGGAAGCGATGGACTCCATGGCGCATACACTTGAGCTCTTTCAGCGGCAAATGCATGTGGATCATGATCCCACGCATGACTATCGGAAACTGTATGTGTGGACTCAGGGACTCATCTCCTCACTGGATGAACTGGAGCAAAGCAGCTTCGCTGCAGCTCATTTTCGCAAAAAGGTCGTTGCAGGCTCAACGGACGACATGACGCCGACTGAAAAAGCTGAGTATGCCCGATATGTGTATTTCTACAAAGATGGCTTCATCCGCTGCTTTGCCATTTTGGATAAAGTCGGGACCGTATTGAATGAAATATTCCAGCTGAATACTTCAAATACAAAAGCGCATTTTTCTTATTTTACGGTGTTAAGGCAGTTCGATTTTGCGAGGGAGCATCATGATCTTGCATTGAAATTAATTCAGATCAAGGACTCATATCGGGAGCCGATGAGCAAGCTGCGCAAACGACGTAATATGGAAATTCACTACATGAACTCGGAAATGCACGATGACCTGTGGCAGTTACACCAGACCTTGCAAGGTAAAGTAAAGTTGGAGGATCTGAATCAGCATGTGCAGGAAATGCGTCAGGGCGTGGATATGGTCTGTGAAACGTTAACAGCCTCTTATCGTTATATCAATAAAATATGGCAAAGAAATAATTCCCTTTGA
- a CDS encoding heme A synthase — MKHLTLFKWLTVLTCLVMFLATFGGGIVTKTESGLGCGTEWPLCNGKLVPAHTVASLIEYSHRAVSALAGLLSIASFVAFLLFGKSRRDLQLFSFLTLVFVIVQGIMGAFAVVFSQSSAVMALHFGFALIAFASSLMMALGIRQEAKDGGLERLNKYPRVSKKFRNLVWFSTIYTYLVVYTGAFVSHTNSAGGCSGFPLCNGQIIPELSGGVAVAFAHRAAAASLVIVIAILGHFAYRNHPDNKEMRTLGVVSVVLILMQVVIGIFMMVTMNRPEVYMFVALAHMLDIAILFGVLTYMSFLVYKLHRPVNRF; from the coding sequence TTGAAACACTTAACTTTATTTAAATGGTTAACCGTATTAACCTGTCTTGTCATGTTTCTGGCCACTTTTGGTGGAGGCATCGTAACCAAAACGGAATCGGGCCTTGGCTGCGGAACGGAATGGCCTTTATGTAACGGGAAACTCGTTCCGGCACATACTGTGGCTTCACTTATTGAATATTCCCATCGCGCTGTAAGCGCACTGGCTGGATTGTTGTCCATTGCCTCGTTTGTTGCTTTTCTGCTGTTTGGCAAGTCACGTCGTGACCTGCAATTGTTTTCTTTCTTAACCCTGGTATTTGTTATCGTGCAGGGAATCATGGGGGCTTTTGCCGTTGTCTTCTCCCAATCTTCAGCAGTCATGGCACTGCATTTCGGCTTTGCACTGATTGCTTTTGCCAGTTCCCTGATGATGGCGCTGGGCATAAGGCAGGAGGCAAAAGATGGCGGATTGGAGCGCCTGAATAAATACCCTCGGGTGAGTAAAAAATTCAGGAATCTGGTCTGGTTCTCCACTATTTACACATATCTCGTGGTATACACGGGTGCATTTGTGAGCCACACGAATTCTGCTGGCGGATGTTCCGGATTTCCGCTCTGTAACGGGCAGATCATCCCTGAGCTCTCAGGAGGGGTAGCGGTTGCTTTTGCTCACCGTGCAGCAGCAGCGTCGCTCGTCATTGTTATTGCAATTCTGGGTCATTTCGCTTACCGTAATCATCCGGACAACAAGGAAATGCGTACCCTTGGCGTGGTATCCGTTGTTCTCATCCTGATGCAAGTCGTGATTGGTATTTTCATGATGGTGACAATGAACCGCCCGGAAGTATATATGTTCGTAGCTCTCGCTCATATGCTGGATATCGCCATATTGTTCGGAGTTTTAACGTATATGAGTTTCCTGGTGTACAAGCTACATCGACCGGTTAATCGGTTCTAG
- a CDS encoding thioredoxin family protein, producing the protein MEQITSKPAFDVAIQSPRLTIAVFKADWCGDCKYIDPFMPEVEEKYARELTLIEVDVDQVGTVSEEQNILGIPSFVAYTDGRELVRYVNKLRKSREEIEQFLDRAVEVYNTIHK; encoded by the coding sequence ATGGAACAGATTACTTCCAAACCGGCTTTTGATGTAGCCATCCAATCCCCACGTTTGACGATTGCCGTATTCAAGGCAGACTGGTGTGGTGACTGCAAATACATCGATCCGTTTATGCCTGAGGTTGAAGAGAAATATGCACGTGAACTGACATTGATTGAGGTCGACGTGGATCAGGTTGGAACGGTTAGTGAAGAGCAGAATATTCTTGGCATTCCGAGCTTTGTGGCGTATACAGATGGGCGCGAACTCGTACGGTACGTGAACAAGCTGCGCAAGTCGAGAGAAGAGATTGAGCAGTTCCTAGATCGCGCAGTTGAAGTGTACAACACGATCCATAAATAA
- a CDS encoding DUF2515 family protein: MTSTRTDPSSEQHHGSLLQIVRSIPGAAREIWRGKQAAWQASAQLRHPLRDIEWDTDTAAAIQSEVERLLPASSKSFVRADQVQSALVCEEDCIILEEIKTLTQEHNRSNVTRTSAYLECYEQYPELHWALLAHMVSRNGGYHMTDLQSDLMHNLQNQSDREHMYRLLERCNALIFQDAYPQLQLYMNSRRIGRSCFHLLSHFHVSAFMTPFWERFWLERCSSLLSVALIINEQNYIESRVVQHPYFQKEVLSKAAFHLHNLAGLNHIIFPLGRGAGLAGRVIEHFGKLDERIMFGKGLYALLFGVEQVHTQVLAFARSVPHRGSRAEYWPGLFTHREEEAGDHTLYAQALLDEEWLPEGQRLYSPELLSVWGDTPYEPITRQDWLQTRDCLGYLTAPRRPWLFEMSHEHRYGMLKTALAHDAKAITH; encoded by the coding sequence ATGACTTCCACCAGAACCGATCCTTCCAGCGAACAGCATCACGGATCCCTCTTGCAGATTGTCCGTTCCATTCCGGGTGCTGCCCGGGAAATCTGGCGTGGCAAACAGGCTGCATGGCAAGCCTCAGCACAGCTTCGTCACCCATTGCGTGACATCGAGTGGGATACCGATACGGCAGCTGCCATACAGTCTGAGGTAGAGCGTCTGTTACCTGCCAGCAGCAAGTCTTTTGTACGCGCGGACCAGGTTCAAAGCGCACTCGTCTGTGAAGAAGATTGCATCATTCTGGAAGAGATCAAGACACTGACCCAGGAGCATAACCGAAGTAATGTTACCCGCACGTCAGCCTATCTGGAATGTTATGAGCAATACCCTGAACTGCATTGGGCTCTGCTGGCGCATATGGTCTCTCGCAACGGCGGATATCACATGACAGATCTTCAGAGTGACTTAATGCATAATCTGCAGAATCAGAGCGATCGCGAGCATATGTATCGGCTGCTGGAGCGATGCAATGCACTCATTTTCCAGGATGCATATCCCCAGCTACAGCTGTATATGAACAGTCGCCGGATTGGACGAAGCTGTTTTCATCTCTTGTCACACTTTCACGTATCTGCGTTTATGACGCCGTTTTGGGAACGCTTTTGGCTGGAACGGTGCAGTTCACTGCTTAGTGTGGCATTAATTATTAATGAGCAGAATTATATCGAGAGCCGGGTCGTGCAGCATCCTTATTTTCAAAAAGAAGTACTCTCCAAAGCCGCATTCCATCTGCATAATTTGGCGGGGCTTAATCATATTATCTTTCCTCTTGGTCGGGGAGCAGGCCTCGCAGGACGCGTCATTGAACATTTTGGCAAGTTGGATGAGCGGATCATGTTTGGCAAAGGCCTATATGCTCTGTTATTTGGGGTGGAGCAAGTCCACACACAAGTGTTGGCGTTCGCACGTTCGGTTCCCCATCGTGGATCACGGGCCGAATATTGGCCTGGCCTGTTTACCCATCGTGAAGAAGAGGCAGGTGATCATACATTATACGCGCAAGCGCTACTTGATGAAGAATGGCTTCCAGAAGGGCAACGATTATATAGTCCGGAACTGCTATCCGTATGGGGCGACACGCCTTATGAACCGATTACCAGACAAGACTGGCTTCAGACTCGGGATTGTCTCGGTTATCTAACAGCACCGCGCCGGCCATGGCTGTTTGAGATGAGTCACGAACATCGGTATGGGATGTTGAAAACAGCACTGGCTCATGATGCGAAAGCCATCACACACTAA
- a CDS encoding polysaccharide biosynthesis protein, translating to MSKKETFIRGTLILAAAALIARVLGLVQRVPLEHILGDVGNASFTISNTVYLMLLTVATAGIPSTLSKMVSERYALGRASEAQQIYRAALIFAAVAGVVMSALLWFAAPYYATYVSKVPESVSAIRALAPALLLFPAIAMMRGYFQGRGNMTAGGISQIVEQFARVGTAIIVAYVMLQWNYDDQTIAAGASFGGVLGSVGAFGVMLYFTLKLRRSDRAAQLNYERAEQLPMRGIYSDIFKLSIPIVLSSLAVPAINFIDSSLVVPLLSGQIGLEEATGVLAILGAKAQSIAGIPPILAIALSQSLVPVISAAFARKDEAHLKSQVTLAMRISILTGMPIVIALCAAAYSVNGLLFTNLDGTPIIALLTFGTIFQITMMTTNSILLGVGKPRITMISVAAGVVVKLVASLILAPMFGIYGIIIATALCFLVITYLNLRVLRKIVDFSIMGDRWKGFIITVLLAAGVGFATNWMGNTIFGLFLPARVSFLFTCLVVGVLVVVVYLVLMVVLRVLRKDELGSYPRILQKILRPLMRLQRGAGQRG from the coding sequence TTGTCTAAGAAAGAAACATTCATTAGGGGTACGCTCATTCTGGCGGCCGCTGCGCTAATCGCGAGAGTACTCGGATTGGTTCAGCGGGTGCCGCTGGAGCATATCCTCGGAGATGTCGGTAACGCCTCGTTCACCATCTCCAACACGGTATATTTAATGCTGTTAACTGTTGCAACGGCGGGCATACCGAGTACACTTAGCAAAATGGTGTCGGAACGCTATGCGCTCGGACGCGCGAGTGAAGCCCAACAGATCTACCGTGCAGCCCTGATCTTTGCGGCTGTCGCCGGGGTAGTCATGTCTGCTTTATTGTGGTTTGCTGCACCTTATTATGCCACGTATGTCTCCAAAGTACCGGAGTCGGTCAGCGCCATTCGCGCCTTGGCACCAGCCTTGCTGCTCTTCCCGGCCATTGCAATGATGCGAGGATATTTCCAGGGACGTGGCAACATGACAGCGGGTGGCATTTCACAGATTGTGGAACAGTTCGCCCGTGTAGGTACAGCCATTATCGTGGCTTATGTCATGCTGCAATGGAATTATGATGACCAAACGATTGCTGCGGGTGCCTCATTTGGTGGGGTATTGGGAAGTGTGGGTGCCTTTGGTGTCATGTTATACTTCACCTTGAAGCTGCGTCGTAGCGACCGTGCGGCCCAATTGAATTACGAACGTGCAGAACAGTTACCGATGCGAGGCATCTACAGTGACATCTTCAAGCTGTCTATTCCCATTGTGCTGTCCTCACTTGCGGTTCCAGCCATTAACTTTATCGATTCATCCCTTGTGGTCCCACTGCTCAGTGGCCAGATCGGACTCGAAGAAGCGACGGGCGTTCTGGCAATCTTGGGTGCTAAGGCCCAAAGTATTGCGGGTATTCCTCCGATTCTGGCGATCGCTTTAAGTCAATCGTTGGTGCCAGTCATATCGGCAGCATTTGCCCGCAAGGATGAAGCGCATCTGAAGAGTCAGGTTACACTTGCGATGCGTATTTCGATTCTGACAGGTATGCCGATTGTCATTGCACTTTGTGCGGCAGCATATTCGGTCAACGGATTGCTGTTTACCAATCTGGATGGAACGCCGATTATTGCCTTGCTGACATTCGGTACCATTTTCCAGATTACGATGATGACCACCAACTCCATTTTGCTTGGCGTAGGTAAACCGCGGATTACCATGATCAGTGTGGCAGCAGGTGTTGTGGTCAAACTGGTTGCAAGTCTGATCCTTGCACCGATGTTTGGCATATACGGCATCATTATTGCTACCGCCCTTTGTTTCCTGGTTATCACGTACCTGAATCTGCGGGTCCTTCGCAAAATCGTTGATTTCTCCATCATGGGAGATCGTTGGAAAGGTTTTATCATTACAGTGTTGCTTGCAGCTGGTGTAGGATTTGCAACGAACTGGATGGGGAATACGATCTTTGGACTGTTCCTGCCAGCGCGTGTATCCTTCTTGTTTACCTGCCTTGTGGTTGGTGTGCTTGTTGTGGTGGTGTATCTGGTTCTCATGGTTGTACTGCGTGTATTACGCAAGGACGAGCTGGGCAGTTACCCCCGTATTCTGCAAAAAATTCTTCGTCCACTTATGCGTCTTCAACGTGGAGCCGGGCAAAGAGGTTAA
- a CDS encoding DUF456 domain-containing protein — translation MAGTVYPILPGAVAIFFAFLVYGWFFSFDPFGVWFWIIQILIVVVLFVADYVVSAWGVKKFGGSKLSTTLSTIGVIIGPFVIPAFGLVLGPFIGAFIGELIGGSSPSKASKVGFGSVVGLFTSTVMKIILQIVMIVLFIIWVVRFA, via the coding sequence ATGGCTGGAACGGTATATCCCATACTGCCTGGTGCTGTAGCGATTTTCTTCGCGTTTCTGGTCTACGGCTGGTTCTTCAGTTTTGATCCATTCGGTGTGTGGTTCTGGATCATCCAGATTCTGATTGTGGTTGTGTTGTTTGTGGCTGATTATGTCGTCAGCGCATGGGGTGTGAAGAAGTTCGGTGGCTCCAAGTTATCGACCACGCTCAGCACTATTGGTGTGATCATTGGTCCTTTCGTCATTCCGGCATTTGGACTGGTATTGGGACCATTTATCGGTGCTTTTATCGGGGAACTGATCGGTGGGTCTTCACCTTCCAAAGCGTCAAAAGTCGGATTTGGTTCCGTGGTGGGACTATTTACGAGCACCGTGATGAAAATTATTTTGCAAATCGTCATGATTGTTCTCTTTATTATCTGGGTGGTAAGATTCGCCTAA
- a CDS encoding Cof-type HAD-IIB family hydrolase: protein MSELKYKLLALDMDGTLLNDNHEITQETAKWIQIAIRRGVHVCLSTGRAVFHAMPYAVQLGLETPMVTVNGSEVWKAPHDLHMRHLMDPALIRRMQEIGEKYNSWYWAYSVEELFNRDRWTDNIEGLEWLKFGFNTEVDEVRHQIMMELQQMGGLQMTNSSPVNIEINPAGISKASGVAEVCKLLGIEMSEVVAVGDSLNDLAVIEAVGLGVAMGNAQEQVKEAADLIVASNNEDGIVEVIREHILKGE from the coding sequence ATGAGTGAACTGAAATACAAATTGCTTGCATTGGATATGGATGGAACATTGCTTAATGATAATCATGAAATTACGCAGGAGACCGCCAAGTGGATACAGATTGCCATTCGTCGGGGTGTACATGTGTGCCTGTCTACGGGAAGAGCAGTATTCCACGCGATGCCTTATGCGGTGCAGCTTGGGCTGGAGACACCGATGGTGACCGTTAACGGCAGTGAGGTCTGGAAAGCTCCGCATGATCTGCATATGCGTCATCTGATGGACCCTGCATTGATTCGCAGAATGCAGGAGATTGGTGAGAAATATAACAGCTGGTACTGGGCATACTCCGTGGAAGAACTGTTCAACCGTGATCGCTGGACGGACAATATTGAAGGTCTGGAATGGCTGAAATTCGGCTTCAATACGGAAGTGGATGAAGTTCGTCACCAGATCATGATGGAATTGCAACAAATGGGCGGTCTGCAAATGACCAACTCCTCACCCGTTAATATTGAGATCAACCCTGCAGGTATATCCAAAGCTAGTGGTGTAGCGGAAGTCTGTAAGCTGCTGGGCATCGAGATGTCCGAAGTTGTTGCGGTCGGAGACAGCTTGAACGATCTGGCTGTCATTGAGGCGGTAGGTTTGGGTGTAGCTATGGGCAATGCGCAGGAACAAGTGAAAGAAGCAGCTGATCTGATTGTAGCGAGTAACAATGAAGACGGCATCGTCGAAGTGATTCGTGAACATATTTTGAAGGGGGAGTAA